In Accipiter gentilis chromosome 17, bAccGen1.1, whole genome shotgun sequence, one DNA window encodes the following:
- the SLC15A3 gene encoding solute carrier family 15 member 3 isoform X1, with amino-acid sequence MMCLFNRNGELGTGEGQERRTSTRRGGQPGGGPRGTEKVPWRDGVPRLGCPPGVVKGSRANAESRGAPGQEDMAGTRDGGERTPLLGGTPLKGRRAACMAVLAVEGLERAAFFGITANLVLYLTSSTFGWGGTQASRACLFFLGASYLLSPVGGWLADVYLGRYGTVVLSFLLYLLAACLLPVTASLDGRLSACGQLPAATIRNCSWHRGGTCRRQPPEQYCAPTIYSGLLLLALGVSSVRANLTPFGADQVRDQGGDATRRFFNWFYWSINIGAVFSLLVVAFVQQNISFLAGYLIPVACLALALLIFLLATPTFVSKPPTGSQVSAMIKLALQICGCTRLGDAGARLSTRRWEAGDPLPNSGAQPGAPSPEEDLANFQVLARILPVMLTFIPYWMVYFQMQSTYYLQGLHLHIPSIFRRSQDRASTLQGYTFPDAWLLLANVVVLLALVPLKDHVIDPFLAKRRLLPSALKQMALGTFFGLASVFTAGILERERLQYVRRNQTVLQLVGKDRYLAATLPVWWQVPQYLLIGVGELFASIPGLEFAYAEAPKSMKGAIMGLFFFISGVGSLLGSGLLTLLSLPTHGWTHCPEDNGSINSCRMDNYFFLLAGIQSVACLLFTWISRRYQTRPLRTGAPHLCTGPEDDSYGATGG; translated from the exons ATGATGTGTCTGTTCAACAGGAATGGGGAACTGGGAACCGGGGAGGGACAGGAGCGGAGGACATCCACCCGGCGAGGGGGGCAGCCTGGAGGGGGGCCAAGGGGGACGGAGAAGGTGCCGTGGCGGGACGGGGTCCCCCGGCTGGGCTGCCCACCGGGGGTGGTGAAGGGCAGCAGAGCCAACGCCGAGAGCCGCGGTGCTCCTGGGCAGGAGGACATGGCCGGGACGAGGGATGGTGGGGAACGGACCCCCTTGCTGGGGGGGACACCCCTCAAGGGGCGCAGGGCGGCGTGCATGGCCGTGCTGGCGGTGGAAGGTCTGGAGCGGGCGGCTTTTTTCGGCATCACGGCCAACCTGGTGCTCTACCTCACCAGCAGCACCTTcggctgggggggcacccaggcatccCGCGCCTGCCTGTTCTTTCTGGGGGCTTCCTACCTGCTCTCGCCCGTCGGCGGCTGGCTGGCCGACGTCTACCTCGGCCGCTACGGCACCGTGGTTCTCAGCTTCTTGCTGTACTTGCTAGCCGCCTGCCTGCTGCCCGTCACCGCGTCGCTGGATGGGCGACTTTCGGCATGCGGGCAGCTGCCCGCCGCCACCATCCGAAACTGCTCTTGGCACCGCGGTGGGACGTGCCGGAGGCAGCCCCCCGAGCAGTATTGTGCCCCCACCATCTACAGCGGCCTCCTGCTCTTGGCACTGGGCGTCAGCTCCGTCAGAGCCAACCTTACCCCCTTCGGTGCCGACCAG GTGAGGGACCAGGGTGGTGACGCCACGCGACGCTTCTTCAACTGGTTCTACTGGAGCATCAACATCGGGGCCGTCTTCTCCCTGCTGGTGGTGGCCTTTGTTCAGCAGAACATCAGCTTTCTGGCCGGCTACCTCATCCCCGTCGCCTGTCTTGCCTTGgccctcctcatcttcctcctggcCACCCCGACCTTCGTCAGCAAGCCCCCCACAGGCAGCCAGGTCTCTGCCATGATCAAGCTGGCCCTACAGATTTGCGGCTGCACCCGGCTGGGGGACGCGGGGGCCAG ACTGAGCACTCGGCGGTGGGAGGCTGGGGACCCTCTCCCCAACAGCGGAGCCCAACCTGGAGCCCCTTCGCCTGAGGAAGACCTTGCCAATTTCCAGGTGCTGGCCCGGATCCTGCCCGTGATGCTGACCTTCATCCCTTACTGGATGGTCTACTTCCAG ATGCAGTCGACGTATTACCTGCAGGGTTTGCACCTCCACATCCCCAGCATCTTCCGACGCAGCCAGGACCGTGCCAGCACCCTCCAGGGCTATACG TTCCCAGATGCTTGGCTGCTCCTGGCCAACGTGGTGGTCTTGCTGGCCTTGGTGCCCCTGAAGGACCACGTCATCGACCCCTTCCTAGCCAAGCGGAGGCTGCTGCCGTCGGCTCTCAAGCAGATGGCCCTGGGCACGTTCTTCGGCCTCGCCTCCGTCTTCACGGCAG GCATCCTGGAGCGAGAGCGGCTGCAGTACGTGCGCCGCAACCAGACGGTGCTGCAGCTCGTCGGCAAGGACCGCTACCTGGCCGCCACGCTGCCCGTCTGGTGGCAGGTCCCCCAGTACTTGCTCATTGGCGTTGGCGAGCTCTTTGCCAGCATCCCTG GCCTGGAGTTTGCCTACGCCGAGGCCCCCAAGTCCATGAAAGGAGCCATCATGGGTCTCTTCTTCTTCATCTCCGGGGTGGGCTCGCTGCTGGGGTCGGGGCTGCTGACCCTCCTCTCACTGCCCACCCACGGGTGGACACACTGCCCGGAGGACAACG GGAGCATCAACAGCTGCCGCATGGACAACTACTTCTTCCTGCTGGCGGGGATCCAGTCGGTCGCCTGCCTGCTTTTCACCTGGATCTCCAGGCGCTACCAGACCCGGCCACTGCGGACGGGTGCCCCCCACCTCTGCACGGGGCCGGAGGATGACTCGTATGGTGCCACGGGGGGGTGA
- the SLC15A3 gene encoding solute carrier family 15 member 3 isoform X2 yields MSRRAGPSASSTFGWGGTQASRACLFFLGASYLLSPVGGWLADVYLGRYGTVVLSFLLYLLAACLLPVTASLDGRLSACGQLPAATIRNCSWHRGGTCRRQPPEQYCAPTIYSGLLLLALGVSSVRANLTPFGADQVRDQGGDATRRFFNWFYWSINIGAVFSLLVVAFVQQNISFLAGYLIPVACLALALLIFLLATPTFVSKPPTGSQVSAMIKLALQICGCTRLGDAGARLSTRRWEAGDPLPNSGAQPGAPSPEEDLANFQVLARILPVMLTFIPYWMVYFQMQSTYYLQGLHLHIPSIFRRSQDRASTLQGYTFPDAWLLLANVVVLLALVPLKDHVIDPFLAKRRLLPSALKQMALGTFFGLASVFTAGILERERLQYVRRNQTVLQLVGKDRYLAATLPVWWQVPQYLLIGVGELFASIPGLEFAYAEAPKSMKGAIMGLFFFISGVGSLLGSGLLTLLSLPTHGWTHCPEDNGSINSCRMDNYFFLLAGIQSVACLLFTWISRRYQTRPLRTGAPHLCTGPEDDSYGATGG; encoded by the exons CAGCACCTTcggctgggggggcacccaggcatccCGCGCCTGCCTGTTCTTTCTGGGGGCTTCCTACCTGCTCTCGCCCGTCGGCGGCTGGCTGGCCGACGTCTACCTCGGCCGCTACGGCACCGTGGTTCTCAGCTTCTTGCTGTACTTGCTAGCCGCCTGCCTGCTGCCCGTCACCGCGTCGCTGGATGGGCGACTTTCGGCATGCGGGCAGCTGCCCGCCGCCACCATCCGAAACTGCTCTTGGCACCGCGGTGGGACGTGCCGGAGGCAGCCCCCCGAGCAGTATTGTGCCCCCACCATCTACAGCGGCCTCCTGCTCTTGGCACTGGGCGTCAGCTCCGTCAGAGCCAACCTTACCCCCTTCGGTGCCGACCAG GTGAGGGACCAGGGTGGTGACGCCACGCGACGCTTCTTCAACTGGTTCTACTGGAGCATCAACATCGGGGCCGTCTTCTCCCTGCTGGTGGTGGCCTTTGTTCAGCAGAACATCAGCTTTCTGGCCGGCTACCTCATCCCCGTCGCCTGTCTTGCCTTGgccctcctcatcttcctcctggcCACCCCGACCTTCGTCAGCAAGCCCCCCACAGGCAGCCAGGTCTCTGCCATGATCAAGCTGGCCCTACAGATTTGCGGCTGCACCCGGCTGGGGGACGCGGGGGCCAG ACTGAGCACTCGGCGGTGGGAGGCTGGGGACCCTCTCCCCAACAGCGGAGCCCAACCTGGAGCCCCTTCGCCTGAGGAAGACCTTGCCAATTTCCAGGTGCTGGCCCGGATCCTGCCCGTGATGCTGACCTTCATCCCTTACTGGATGGTCTACTTCCAG ATGCAGTCGACGTATTACCTGCAGGGTTTGCACCTCCACATCCCCAGCATCTTCCGACGCAGCCAGGACCGTGCCAGCACCCTCCAGGGCTATACG TTCCCAGATGCTTGGCTGCTCCTGGCCAACGTGGTGGTCTTGCTGGCCTTGGTGCCCCTGAAGGACCACGTCATCGACCCCTTCCTAGCCAAGCGGAGGCTGCTGCCGTCGGCTCTCAAGCAGATGGCCCTGGGCACGTTCTTCGGCCTCGCCTCCGTCTTCACGGCAG GCATCCTGGAGCGAGAGCGGCTGCAGTACGTGCGCCGCAACCAGACGGTGCTGCAGCTCGTCGGCAAGGACCGCTACCTGGCCGCCACGCTGCCCGTCTGGTGGCAGGTCCCCCAGTACTTGCTCATTGGCGTTGGCGAGCTCTTTGCCAGCATCCCTG GCCTGGAGTTTGCCTACGCCGAGGCCCCCAAGTCCATGAAAGGAGCCATCATGGGTCTCTTCTTCTTCATCTCCGGGGTGGGCTCGCTGCTGGGGTCGGGGCTGCTGACCCTCCTCTCACTGCCCACCCACGGGTGGACACACTGCCCGGAGGACAACG GGAGCATCAACAGCTGCCGCATGGACAACTACTTCTTCCTGCTGGCGGGGATCCAGTCGGTCGCCTGCCTGCTTTTCACCTGGATCTCCAGGCGCTACCAGACCCGGCCACTGCGGACGGGTGCCCCCCACCTCTGCACGGGGCCGGAGGATGACTCGTATGGTGCCACGGGGGGGTGA
- the TMEM132A gene encoding transmembrane protein 132A, with protein sequence MAPAPAPAPAPAPAPGTRLALLAAALLCASATGDGDPPDPVYLPADLELLGVPEYYRLQRADQDLPANTSLHARTETYLLLRHGSATQPLVQATYPPFSTRQEVPTESPPGRDGSAAWAIRAVSLESAVSPAEPFARVLFHLQGPDWLPGQRDHPGERDHPREWDHPGEWDHPGERDHPRERDLPCVALHAHHRGRVARGMCRLQAPLGVCVVELEIPPRWFSPASPAPRSRRRAAESPRNPETPESAELHYGVVGPGECGRAGGRERSRGGEAPWYLGSLELRAAEPARRQEVRLDDKVLLRVPDATLRPGQRFTATLALRHNFTADQLTLRIKAKKGLQVVAARPGAPTAWTAQLERTRGPKHSTAVVTCRRSGDSRGGWRAADSATFLHLDLAVENGTGGLAPARPLTWQVEYPGQDPEAQKDKLVWEIQVSERDVRALVPLVQELEILNTAPLTGVPRTVPVKLVAVEAGGGVTELTEPPGCESADKQVLQVSDTCDAVFVGGKESRGARGARVDFWSRRLHASLRFTVWAPLLPLRVQLADTALEQVRGWRLPGGPESAPAEAEEPGEEAERRSRGCRPQYQRTAVRVLAHFVAHPLDGGRHLAYLPSPDWLLDVTHLVAGRTRVQDPRVASLEGGTVVVGREPGVTSVEVRSPLSDSILGEQMLVVSEEKVTVTELHAQVVSGLSLTLRAEPGHPGMVTATAQGTATLRAPKQEATLSVWLSFSDRTLAPLELYGWQDAALSVTSLDPAVATVGGSPGIPAARPWVVAEGPGRGALLQLSLQPPDACRRGRHRAAALVTGTAWLEVGVGRRTPTTGSPRPRGGRPRPSSPFPRAEGAMSGEAVTAASEPRRRDPAGVGPASTKLQGLGSSSEEEEEEGYGHNRAGGEEEEEDEMVKAPERVTDLEIGMYVLLGVFCLAIFIFLVNCIFFVLRYQQKELPDAGAAPSAPQPHNWVWLGTDQEELSRQLDRRQPEPPAPESAPETGRCCCGVPPGTVPGSEAGGPPGTPTPAAPLPRKEGGTPGGGRRKRVEFVTFAPPRVPEEPPQPAPNVQSILVASEDDIRWVCEDMGLRDPEELRSYMERIRGSS encoded by the exons CCACGGGTGACGGGGACCCCCCAGACCCCGTGTACCTGCCGGCGGATCTGGAGCTGCTCGGAGTGCCCGAGTACTACCGGCTGCAGCGGGCAGACCAGGACCTGCCCGCCAACACCTCCCTGCACGCCCGCACCGAGACCTacctgctgctgcggcacggctcCGCCACGCAGCCCCTCGTCCAGGCCACCTACCCACCCTTCAGCACCCGGCAG GAGGTGCCCACGGAGAGTCCCCCGGGAAGGGACGGCTCGGCAGCTTGGGCCATCCGTGCCGTGTCCCTTGAGAGCGCCGTGTCCCCGGCCGAGCCCTTCGCCCGCGTCCTCTTCCATCTGCAAGGTCCCGACTGGCTGCCCGGGCAGCGGGACCACCCTGGGGAGCGGGACCACCCCAGGGAGTGGGATCACCCTGGGGAGTGGGACCACCCCGGGGAGCGGGACCACCCCAGGGAGCGGGACCTGCCCTGCGTCGCCCTCCACGCACACCACCGTGGCCGGGTGGCCCGTGGGATGTGTCGCCTGCAG GCACCCCTGGGCGTCTGCGTGGTGGAGCTGGAGATCCCCCCGCGCTGGTTCTCTCCGGCATCCCCTGCCCCACGCAGCCGCCGCCGGGCAGCCGAGTCCCCCAGAAACCCCGAGACCCCCGAGTCCGCCGAGCTGCACTACGGTGTGGTGGGACCGGGGGAGTGCGGCCGTGCCGGGGGCCGGGAACGGAGCCGTGGCGGGGAAGCACCGTGGTACCTGGGCTCGCTGGAACTACGGGCGGCCGAGCCGGCGCGACGGCAGGAGGTCCGGCTGGACGACAAGGTGCTGTTGCGGGTGCCCGACGCCACGCTTCGCCCGGGTCAGCGCTTCACCGCCACCCTCGCCCTGCGGCACAACTTCACCGCCGACCAACTGACGCTTCG GATCAAGGCGAAGAAGGGGCTGCAGGTGGTGgctgcccgccccggggcccCCACCGCCTGGACCGCCCAGCTGGAGCGCACCCGGGGCCCCAAGCACTCGACGGCCGTGGTGACGTGCCGGCGGAGCGGGGACTCTCGCGGTGGCTGGAG GGCAGCCGACTCCGCCACGTTCCTGCACCTGGACCTGGCGGTGGAGAACGGGACGGGGGGGCTGGCGCCGGCGCGGCCCCTCACCTGGCAGGTGGAGTACCCCGGCCAGGACCCCGAGGCCCAGAAGGACAAACTTGTGTGGGAGATCCAGGTGTCGGAGCGGGACGTCCGTGCCCTCGTCCCCCTGGtgcag GAGCTGGAGATCCTGAACACTGCCCCGCTGACGGGGGTCCCCCGCACCGTGCCGGTGAAACTGGTGGCGGTGGAGGCGGGGGGCGGCGTGACCGAGCTCACCGAGCCGCCGGGCTGCGAGTCGGCCGACAAGCAGGTGCTGCAG GTCTCGGATACCTGCGATGCGGTGTTCGTGGGGGGCAAGGAAAGCCGGGGTGCCCGGGGTGCCCGGGTGGACTTCTGGTCCCGGCGCCTGCACGCTTCGCTGCGCTTCACCGTCTGGGCACCGCTGCTGCCCCTGCGCGTCCAGCTGGCTGACACGGCGCTGGAGCAAGTGCGGGGCTGGCGCCTGCCCGGCGGCCCCGAGAG CGCCCCGGCGGAGGCGGAGGAGCCCGGGGAGGAGGCTGAGCGGCGGTCGCGGGGCTGCCGCCCCCAGTACCAGCGGACGGCGGTGAGGGTCCTGGCACATTTCGTAGCCCACCCGCTCGACGGTGGCCGTCACCTCGCCTACCTGCCCAGCCCCGACTGGCTCCTGGATGTCACCCACCTGGTGGCCGGCCGGACCCGGGTGCAGGACCCCCGCGTGGCCTCGCTGGAGGGGGGCACCGTGGTGGTCGGCCGGGAGCCCGGGGTCACGTCTGTGGAG GTCCGCTCCCCGCTCTCGGATTCCATCCTGGGAGAGCAGATGCTGGTGGTGTCGGAGGAGAAGGTGACGGTGACGGAGCTGCACGCCCAGGTGGTGTCGGGGCTGTCCCTGACGCTACGGGCAGAACCGGGCCACCCCGGCATGGTCACCGCCACCGCCCAGGGGACGGCCACCCTGCGTGCCCCCAAGCAG GAGGCGACGCTGTCCGTCTGGCTGTCCTTCTCCGACCGCACGCTGGCCCCGCTGGAGCTGTACGGTTGGCAGGACGCGGCGTTGAGCGTGACCTCGTTGGATCCCGCCGTGGCTACCGTGGGGGGCTCGCCCGGcatccccgccgcccgcccgtgGGTGGTGGCGgagggaccggggcggggggctctgctgcagctcagcctgcaACCCCCGGACGCCTGCCGTCGCGGCCGGCACCGGGCGGCCGCGCTGGTCACCGGCACCGCCTGGCTCGAGGTTGGGGTCGGCCGGCGTACCCCCACcaccggcagcccccggccccgcggcggtcGCCCCCGGCCCAGCTCGCCCTTCCCGCGGGCCGAGGGGGCCATGTCGGGGGAGGCGGTGACGGCGGCCAGCGAGCCGCGGCGGAGGGACCCCGCCGGCGTGGGACCTGCCTCCACCAAGCTCCAGGGGCTGGGGTCTTCCtcggaggaagaagaggaggaaggctaCGGCCACAACCGCGCCggcggggaggaagaggaggaagacgaGATGGTGAAGGCTCCCGAGCGGGTGACCGACCTGGAGATCGGCATGTATGTCCTGCTGGGCGTCTTCTGCCTGGccatcttcatcttcctcgtcAACTGCATCTTCTTCGTTTTGCGGTACCAGCAGAAGGAGCTGCCGGATGCCGGCGCGGCCCCCtcggccccccagccccacaactggGTCTGGCTGGGCACCGACCAAGAGGAGCTGAGCCGGCAGCTGGACCGCCGGCAGCCCGAGCCCCCGGCCCCCGAATCGGCCCCCGAAACCGGGCGCTGCTGCTGCGGGGTGCCCCCGGGCACCGTGCCGGGCTCCGAAGCTGGGGGTCCCCCCGGCACCCCGACTCCCGCGGCTCCCCTGCCCCGCAAGGAAGGGGGTACGCCGGGGGGCGGCCGGAGGAAGCGGGTGGAATTCGTCACCTTCGCGCCTCCCCGGGTCCCCGAggagcccccccagcccgctcccaaCGTCCAGTCCATCCTGGTGGCCAGCGAGGATGACATCCGTTGGGTGTGCGAGGACATGGGGCTGCGGGACCCCGAAGAGCTCAGGAGCTACATGGAGAGGATCCGGGGTAGCTCCTGA